The following coding sequences are from one uncultured Bacteroides sp. window:
- a CDS encoding porin family protein, with protein MKKVCLLILFATISSFSFAQVTWNVKGGMNISNWNGDYLDSNAKVGYKIGGGMEYAFDKMWSLQTSLFLSSKGVKADGWYDSNNMDVTINQVYLEVPVMAALRMPIDEKINLVLSAGPYLAYGIGGKMSAESGGFTGSVDTFSDDALDRFDAGLGYGVAGEFGKIVVGLDGQFGLVKVASESGAPKNINFSLTLGYKF; from the coding sequence ATGAAAAAAGTATGTTTGCTTATTTTATTTGCAACGATTAGTAGTTTTTCGTTTGCACAAGTAACTTGGAATGTAAAAGGAGGAATGAATATCAGTAACTGGAATGGCGATTATTTAGATTCAAACGCTAAGGTAGGTTATAAGATTGGTGGAGGTATGGAATATGCCTTTGATAAGATGTGGTCTCTCCAAACGTCTCTGTTTTTGAGTTCAAAAGGAGTAAAAGCAGATGGATGGTATGATTCAAATAATATGGATGTTACTATTAATCAAGTTTATTTGGAAGTTCCAGTTATGGCAGCATTGCGTATGCCGATAGATGAGAAAATAAATCTGGTTCTTAGTGCGGGTCCATATTTAGCTTATGGTATAGGGGGTAAAATGAGTGCCGAGAGTGGTGGCTTTACTGGAAGTGTGGATACTTTTAGTGACGATGCTCTTGATCGCTTTGATGCAGGTCTTGGTTATGGTGTTGCCGGTGAATTTGGTAAAATAGTAGTAGGGCTTGATGGACAATTTGGCTTAGTTAAAGTTGCTTCTGAATCAGGAGCTCCTAAAAATATAAACTTCTCATTGACTTTGGGTTATAAATTTTAA
- a CDS encoding YhcH/YjgK/YiaL family protein, with protein sequence MIVDVLENLEKYVSLNPLFAEAVNFLKSHDLNALEISKIELNGKDLVVNVAQTNPKTKEQAKLETHNQFIDIQIPLSGTEIMGYTPAKDCLPADAAYNAEKDITFFDGLSENYIAVKPGMFAIFFPQDGHAPGISSEGVKKVIVKVKA encoded by the coding sequence ATGATAGTAGATGTTTTAGAAAATCTGGAGAAATATGTGTCGTTGAACCCTTTGTTTGCAGAGGCGGTAAATTTCTTGAAGTCGCATGACCTTAATGCTTTGGAAATAAGTAAAATAGAGCTTAATGGAAAAGATTTGGTTGTAAATGTGGCACAGACAAACCCTAAAACAAAAGAGCAAGCTAAATTGGAAACTCATAATCAATTTATTGATATTCAAATACCACTTTCAGGGACAGAAATAATGGGATATACACCTGCTAAAGATTGTTTACCTGCTGATGCGGCTTATAATGCGGAGAAGGATATAACATTCTTTGATGGCTTATCCGAAAATTACATTGCTGTTAAACCAGGTATGTTTGCCATCTTCTTCCCTCAAGATGGGCATGCTCCCGGAATTTCATCCGAAGGAGTGAAAAAGGTAATTGTCAAAGTAAAAGCATAA
- a CDS encoding thiamine pyrophosphate-dependent enzyme encodes MNKQLLLGDEAIAQAALDAGISGVYAYPGTPSTEITEYIQGAPITKEKGIHHRWSANEKTAMETALGMSFVGKRALVCMKHVGLNVAADCFINSAVTGVNGGLIAVVADDPSMHSSQNEQDSRFYGDFALIPMYEPSNQQEAYDMIYHGFEFSEKIKEPLLLRIVTRLAHSRSGVESKMQKPQNGISFGEDPRQFVLLPGNARKRYKALLARQAEYVKASEESPYNKYIDGHNKKMGIIACGIGYNYLMENYPEGCEYPVLKIGQYPLPQKQLKQLVESCEEILVLEDGQPFVEKQLKGYLGIGVKVKGRLDGTLSQDGELNPDSVTHAIGKEHSSHYQIPNIVEMRPPALCEGCGHRDMYITLTEVLNEEYPTHKVFSDIGCYTLGANAPFHAINSCVDMGASVTMAKGASDGGLHPAIAVIGDSTFTHSGMTGLLDCVNEQSNITIIISDNETTAMTGGQDSSGTGRLEAICIGLGVEAKHIRVIVPLKKNYEEMKQIIREEIDYKGVSVIIPRRDCIQTLARKKRKK; translated from the coding sequence ATGAATAAGCAACTTTTATTAGGCGATGAAGCCATTGCTCAGGCTGCATTGGATGCAGGTATATCAGGGGTATATGCCTATCCTGGTACTCCATCAACTGAGATAACGGAATATATTCAGGGAGCTCCTATCACAAAAGAGAAAGGAATACATCACCGTTGGTCAGCCAATGAAAAGACAGCCATGGAAACAGCTCTGGGCATGTCGTTTGTGGGTAAGCGTGCCTTAGTATGTATGAAGCATGTTGGTCTAAATGTTGCTGCTGATTGTTTTATCAATTCTGCTGTAACAGGCGTAAATGGGGGACTTATTGCAGTAGTTGCTGATGACCCGAGTATGCATTCTTCACAAAATGAGCAAGATAGTCGCTTTTATGGAGACTTTGCTCTCATACCAATGTATGAACCGAGCAATCAGCAAGAAGCTTATGACATGATTTATCATGGTTTCGAATTTTCTGAAAAGATAAAAGAGCCGCTATTACTACGAATAGTTACGCGTTTGGCTCATTCTCGTTCAGGAGTAGAAAGTAAGATGCAAAAGCCTCAAAATGGAATATCTTTTGGAGAAGATCCTCGTCAATTTGTATTACTACCCGGAAATGCAAGGAAGCGATATAAAGCCTTATTAGCTCGCCAAGCCGAATATGTAAAGGCCTCTGAAGAATCTCCATATAATAAATACATTGACGGGCATAACAAAAAGATGGGAATTATTGCATGCGGCATAGGCTACAATTACCTCATGGAGAACTACCCGGAAGGATGCGAATATCCAGTACTAAAAATAGGACAATACCCGCTACCTCAAAAACAACTAAAACAACTTGTAGAAAGTTGTGAAGAGATATTAGTTTTAGAAGACGGACAACCGTTTGTGGAGAAACAACTTAAAGGTTATTTAGGTATCGGAGTTAAGGTTAAAGGACGATTAGACGGCACACTTTCTCAAGATGGAGAACTAAATCCTGATTCAGTGACACATGCTATCGGTAAAGAGCATAGTTCTCATTACCAAATTCCGAATATTGTTGAAATGCGTCCACCTGCACTATGTGAAGGCTGTGGACATCGGGATATGTATATCACTCTAACAGAAGTGCTAAATGAAGAATATCCTACGCATAAGGTTTTTAGCGATATAGGTTGCTATACTCTTGGCGCTAATGCTCCGTTTCATGCGATCAACTCTTGCGTGGATATGGGAGCTTCCGTAACAATGGCAAAAGGGGCCTCAGACGGTGGATTACATCCTGCTATTGCCGTAATAGGTGACTCCACTTTTACTCATTCCGGCATGACAGGACTTTTGGACTGTGTCAATGAGCAATCAAACATCACCATTATTATATCAGATAATGAAACCACTGCCATGACCGGTGGACAAGATTCTTCGGGAACAGGTCGACTAGAGGCTATCTGTATTGGTCTGGGAGTGGAAGCTAAGCATATCCGTGTCATTGTTCCACTAAAGAAAAATTACGAAGAGATGAAACAGATCATAAGAGAAGAAATTGATTATAAAGGAGTATCTGTCATTATACCACGGAGAGATTGCATACAAACATTAGCGCGTAAAAAAAGAAAGAAATAA
- a CDS encoding alpha amylase C-terminal domain-containing protein, which yields MERTLNLIKNDPWLEPYKEAIVGRYQYAMDKKSEFTKGGEQTLSDFATGYLYFGLHRTDTGWTFREWAPNATRIYLVGTFNDWKEKEEFSLTRIENGNWEINLPAEAIHHEDLYKLIVCWDGGKGERIPAWATRIVQDTNTHIFSAQVWNPENSYTFKTKSFKPVTEPLLIYECHIGMAQESEKVGSYSEFREFILPRIAKAGYNCIQIMAIQEHPYYGSFGYHVSSFFAASSRFGTPDELKELIDAAHSLGIAVIMDLVHSHSVKNEVEGLANFAGDPCQYFYEGSRREHPAWDSLCFDYGKDEVLHFLLSNCKYWLEEYQLDGFRFDGVTSMLYYSHGLGETFANYADYYNGHQDGDGICYLTLANEMIHQIKPTAITVAEEVSGMPGLAVKVEDGGYGFDYRMAMNIPDYWIRTITEKIDEDWKPSSMFWEVTNRRKDEKTISYAESHDQALVGDKTIIFRLIDADMYWHMQKGDENYIVNRGIALHKMIRLLTSSTINGGYLNFMGNEFGHPEWIDFPREGNGWSCKYARRQWSLADNKRLAYHYMSDFDADMLKVIKGVEHFQNVPLQEVCKKDEDQVLAYQRGDLLFVFNFNPMKSFTDYGFWVNPGTYEVLLNTDSPLYGGNGFCDDTVKHLTLSDPLHTEEQKDWVKLYIPARTAMVLKRI from the coding sequence ATGGAAAGAACTCTTAATTTAATCAAAAATGATCCTTGGCTGGAACCTTATAAAGAGGCTATTGTGGGGCGCTATCAGTATGCCATGGATAAAAAATCCGAATTCACTAAAGGTGGAGAACAGACTTTATCGGATTTTGCTACAGGATACCTCTATTTTGGTCTACACCGTACTGATACGGGGTGGACTTTCCGTGAATGGGCTCCGAATGCAACGCGCATTTATTTGGTAGGAACCTTTAATGATTGGAAAGAAAAAGAAGAATTTTCATTGACTCGTATTGAAAATGGAAATTGGGAAATCAATTTGCCTGCGGAAGCGATACATCACGAAGATTTGTATAAGTTGATTGTATGTTGGGATGGTGGCAAGGGAGAACGTATCCCTGCATGGGCTACTAGAATTGTGCAAGATACGAATACACATATTTTTAGTGCACAAGTATGGAATCCAGAGAATTCGTATACTTTTAAAACGAAATCTTTCAAACCAGTAACTGAACCTTTGTTGATTTATGAGTGTCACATAGGGATGGCGCAGGAAAGTGAGAAGGTTGGTTCTTATAGTGAATTTCGTGAATTTATTCTTCCTCGTATTGCTAAAGCCGGATATAACTGTATCCAGATCATGGCTATCCAAGAACATCCATATTATGGAAGTTTTGGCTATCACGTATCTAGCTTCTTTGCTGCTTCTTCTCGTTTTGGTACTCCGGATGAATTAAAAGAGCTTATTGATGCTGCCCATAGTTTAGGCATTGCTGTTATCATGGACTTGGTTCACTCGCACTCTGTGAAGAATGAAGTTGAAGGATTGGCTAACTTCGCCGGAGATCCTTGCCAATATTTCTATGAAGGATCACGTCGTGAACATCCGGCATGGGATTCTCTTTGTTTTGATTATGGAAAAGATGAAGTACTCCATTTCTTACTATCCAATTGTAAATATTGGCTAGAGGAGTATCAGTTGGATGGTTTCCGTTTCGACGGAGTTACTTCTATGCTTTATTATAGCCATGGTTTGGGAGAAACATTTGCTAATTATGCTGATTATTATAATGGGCATCAGGATGGTGACGGTATTTGTTATCTGACGTTGGCAAATGAAATGATTCACCAAATAAAACCTACTGCTATAACGGTTGCAGAAGAGGTGTCAGGCATGCCAGGGTTGGCTGTAAAAGTTGAAGATGGGGGATATGGATTTGACTATCGAATGGCAATGAACATCCCTGATTATTGGATCCGGACGATTACTGAAAAAATTGATGAGGACTGGAAGCCTTCGAGTATGTTTTGGGAAGTGACTAACCGTCGTAAGGATGAGAAAACCATTTCTTATGCTGAAAGTCATGATCAGGCTTTGGTGGGAGATAAGACTATCATTTTCCGCTTGATAGATGCTGATATGTATTGGCATATGCAGAAAGGAGATGAAAACTATATCGTAAATAGAGGCATTGCTCTCCATAAAATGATTAGGCTGTTGACGTCGTCTACTATAAATGGCGGTTATTTGAATTTTATGGGTAACGAGTTTGGCCATCCTGAATGGATTGACTTCCCTAGAGAGGGTAATGGTTGGTCGTGTAAATATGCTCGTCGTCAATGGAGTTTGGCTGACAATAAGCGTTTAGCTTATCATTATATGTCGGATTTCGATGCGGATATGCTCAAAGTGATTAAGGGTGTAGAGCACTTTCAAAATGTTCCTCTGCAAGAGGTTTGTAAAAAGGATGAAGATCAGGTTTTAGCTTATCAAAGAGGAGACTTGCTATTTGTCTTTAACTTTAATCCAATGAAATCTTTTACTGACTATGGATTTTGGGTAAACCCTGGAACATATGAAGTGTTGCTAAATACAGATAGCCCATTATATGGCGGTAATGGTTTCTGTGATGATACAGTGAAACATTTAACCCTTTCTGATCCACTTCATACTGAGGAACAGAAAGACTGGGTGAAGCTTTATATTCCTGCTCGTACCGCAATGGTTCTTAAAAGAATTTGA
- a CDS encoding sugar O-acetyltransferase: MTDIERMAAGELYWGFNPVFNASLERGQVLCFRYNQLPPSKKTEKRRILEEFFLKIGKEVIINAPIHIDLGNIEIGNHTIINFNFTALDEGLISIGDHCFIGPNCSIYTITHSLCYENRDLGLMTAKKVTIHNHCWLGGNVTVLPGVTINKGSVVGAGSLVTKDIPSGMLAYGNPCRVIRPITNNDRQYLEGINK, translated from the coding sequence ATGACGGATATAGAAAGAATGGCAGCAGGTGAACTCTATTGGGGATTCAATCCTGTTTTTAATGCTTCTTTGGAGAGAGGACAAGTTTTATGTTTCCGTTACAACCAACTTCCTCCTTCAAAAAAGACAGAGAAACGTCGCATTTTAGAAGAGTTTTTTCTAAAGATTGGAAAAGAAGTTATTATTAACGCACCCATACATATTGATCTCGGTAACATCGAGATAGGCAATCATACAATTATTAATTTTAATTTTACTGCTCTGGATGAGGGGCTTATTTCTATTGGAGACCACTGCTTTATCGGCCCAAATTGTTCCATTTATACTATTACGCATTCTCTTTGTTACGAAAATAGAGATTTGGGACTCATGACTGCAAAAAAAGTCACAATCCATAACCACTGCTGGCTAGGGGGCAATGTCACAGTATTGCCAGGTGTCACAATCAACAAGGGATCTGTTGTCGGTGCCGGTAGTTTGGTTACCAAAGACATCCCTTCAGGAATGTTAGCATATGGAAACCCTTGCCGTGTAATCAGACCTATCACAAATAATGATCGGCAATATTTGGAAGGAATCAATAAATAG
- the mltG gene encoding endolytic transglycosylase MltG: MIKKNKKILLSITAILFAGCLISLGLVYYYLFYPQFHPQKEAYIYIDRDDSLDSIYNKVLAKGEVQNFTGFKWIAKKENYAKKIHTGRYAIKPGDNAYHLFRRLERANQTPLNLTVRNVRTKERLARSIGKQLMIDSVEIASKLMDSTFCAKMGYNQATIICLFIPETYEVYWNISLDHFFKRMQKEHDKFWNKNRIAKAKAIGLTPEEVSTIASIVEEETNNNQEKPIVAGLYINRLHASMPLQADPTIKFALQDFGLRRILNSQLKIDSPYNTYRNIGLPPGPIRIPSVKGIDSVLNYVKHNYLYMCAKEDFSGTHNFASTYHQHMANARKYWQALNKRKIFQ; encoded by the coding sequence ATGATTAAAAAAAATAAAAAAATACTATTATCCATTACCGCTATACTGTTCGCAGGATGTCTCATTAGCTTAGGTCTTGTATATTATTATTTGTTTTATCCCCAATTTCACCCTCAGAAAGAGGCATATATCTATATAGACCGTGACGACTCTCTTGACTCTATATATAATAAAGTATTAGCCAAGGGAGAAGTACAAAACTTTACAGGTTTCAAATGGATAGCGAAAAAAGAAAATTATGCAAAGAAAATACACACAGGGAGATATGCCATAAAACCTGGAGATAATGCATATCATCTTTTTAGACGTTTGGAAAGAGCTAATCAAACCCCTCTAAACCTGACAGTGAGAAATGTTCGAACTAAAGAAAGATTAGCCCGAAGTATAGGCAAACAGCTAATGATTGATTCTGTTGAAATAGCTTCAAAACTAATGGATTCTACTTTCTGTGCTAAAATGGGCTATAACCAAGCTACAATTATTTGCTTATTTATTCCTGAAACCTATGAAGTATATTGGAATATTAGCTTAGATCATTTCTTCAAGCGGATGCAGAAAGAGCACGATAAATTTTGGAACAAAAACAGAATTGCTAAAGCCAAAGCTATTGGATTGACTCCCGAGGAAGTATCCACTATTGCTTCCATCGTTGAAGAAGAAACCAATAACAATCAGGAAAAACCAATAGTTGCAGGGTTATACATTAACCGCCTTCATGCATCTATGCCTTTACAAGCAGATCCTACAATCAAGTTCGCATTACAAGATTTTGGATTAAGACGAATTCTTAATAGCCAATTAAAAATAGACTCTCCTTACAACACGTATAGAAATATCGGATTACCCCCCGGCCCCATACGTATCCCCTCTGTTAAAGGAATTGACAGTGTTCTCAATTATGTGAAACATAACTACTTATATATGTGTGCAAAAGAAGATTTCTCAGGAACACACAATTTCGCTTCCACTTACCATCAACACATGGCAAATGCACGGAAATATTGGCAAGCTTTAAACAAAAGAAAGATTTTTCAATAA
- a CDS encoding alpha-amylase family protein, producing MPNKKTIIYQVLPRLFGNDNNYCTYNGNIANNGCGKFADFTPKAFEEIKKLGVTHIWYTGIIEHATQTDYQKQGIRLDHPAVVKGKAGSPYAIKDYYDISPDLAENIAKRMEEFESLVKRTHKSDLKVIIDFVPNHVARQYHSDKQPKGTQQLGEKDNQALSFSPYNNFYYIPQSEFRGQFDLKSTASEPYREIPAKATGNNRFDAMPNINDWYETIKLNYGIDYSNGENKCFSPTPDTWNKMLHILLFWASKKIDGFRCDMVEMVPVEFWEWVIPQIKKEYPKIIFIAEVYNPSEYRNYLQRGKFDYLYDKVGLYDTLRHVTCGYNSANTITHCWQNLGGIEKQMLNFLENHDEQRIASDFFVTDPRKAIPALIVSACMNTNPFMIYFGQELGEPGMDTEGYSGRDGRTTIFDYWSIDSIRRWRNGGNFDEKKMSEEQKMIQKMYRRILTLCNQEAAIYEGLFFDLMYVNQNGWRFNEHKQYTFLRKHEQELLLILVNFDSISAEVAINIPSHAFDYLKMPQIDICTATDLLTGKEEDICLLPYKATETEIGAYSGKILKVKL from the coding sequence ATGCCCAATAAAAAAACAATAATATATCAAGTACTTCCTCGACTGTTTGGTAACGATAATAATTATTGTACATATAATGGAAATATCGCCAATAATGGCTGCGGCAAATTTGCAGACTTTACTCCGAAAGCATTCGAAGAAATAAAAAAACTGGGAGTTACTCATATTTGGTATACTGGTATTATAGAGCATGCCACCCAAACAGATTATCAAAAACAAGGTATTCGTCTAGATCATCCAGCTGTGGTGAAAGGGAAAGCCGGATCACCTTATGCCATAAAAGATTATTATGACATTTCTCCGGATTTAGCTGAGAATATAGCAAAACGAATGGAGGAGTTTGAAAGCCTTGTAAAACGAACACATAAAAGCGATTTAAAAGTCATTATTGACTTTGTCCCCAATCATGTAGCCCGCCAGTATCATTCTGATAAACAACCCAAAGGCACGCAGCAACTTGGAGAAAAAGATAATCAAGCCCTGTCATTCAGTCCTTACAACAATTTCTATTACATTCCTCAATCCGAATTTAGGGGACAATTTGACCTTAAATCAACTGCCTCTGAGCCTTATCGAGAAATTCCTGCTAAGGCAACGGGAAACAATCGTTTTGACGCCATGCCCAACATAAATGATTGGTACGAAACCATAAAATTAAATTATGGGATCGACTACTCCAATGGTGAAAATAAATGCTTCTCACCCACTCCGGATACATGGAATAAAATGCTGCACATTCTTCTCTTCTGGGCATCCAAGAAGATTGACGGTTTCCGCTGTGACATGGTCGAAATGGTTCCTGTAGAATTTTGGGAATGGGTTATACCACAAATAAAAAAAGAATATCCCAAAATCATATTTATAGCAGAAGTTTATAATCCGTCTGAGTACCGTAATTATCTACAACGTGGTAAATTCGATTATTTATATGACAAAGTAGGTTTGTATGACACTCTACGTCATGTTACTTGCGGATACAATTCAGCCAATACCATCACCCATTGTTGGCAGAACTTGGGAGGTATAGAAAAGCAGATGCTAAATTTTCTAGAGAATCATGACGAGCAACGCATTGCTTCCGACTTCTTTGTAACTGATCCTCGTAAGGCTATTCCTGCACTCATTGTTTCTGCATGTATGAATACCAACCCTTTCATGATTTATTTCGGTCAAGAACTAGGAGAGCCAGGAATGGACACCGAAGGTTATAGTGGAAGAGATGGAAGAACTACTATTTTTGACTATTGGAGTATTGATAGTATTCGACGTTGGAGAAACGGAGGGAATTTTGATGAAAAGAAGATGAGCGAAGAACAGAAAATGATACAAAAAATGTATCGTCGAATATTAACGCTATGCAACCAAGAAGCCGCTATTTATGAAGGGCTCTTCTTCGATCTGATGTACGTCAATCAGAATGGATGGAGATTTAATGAACACAAGCAATACACTTTTTTACGTAAACATGAACAGGAGTTATTGCTCATATTAGTTAACTTTGATAGTATAAGTGCAGAAGTAGCAATCAACATCCCTTCACACGCGTTTGATTACCTAAAAATGCCTCAGATTGATATCTGCACTGCAACTGATTTACTGACAGGTAAAGAAGAGGACATTTGTTTACTTCCTTACAAAGCTACTGAGACTGAAATCGGAGCATACAGTGGTAAAATTTTAAAAGTAAAACTCTAA
- a CDS encoding DUF2461 domain-containing protein, which translates to MNTPVIFQFLKELTENNNREWFNEHRDKYEKARIEFENLLTAFISHISLFDESIKGVQAKDCTYRIYRDTRFSPDKTPYKNHFGGYINAKGKKSEHCGYYIHIQPGNCIIAGGSWCPSPKILKALRQAIYDNIEEYLSIVEDPEFKQYYPVIGETFLKTAPKGFPKDFEYIDYLKCKEISCVYSVPDSFFTSSELLQNADGALRQLKRFVDFVNYTVDEIIE; encoded by the coding sequence ATGAATACACCTGTTATCTTTCAATTTCTAAAAGAGCTTACTGAGAACAATAACCGTGAATGGTTTAATGAACATCGCGATAAATATGAGAAAGCCCGTATTGAATTTGAGAACCTCTTGACTGCTTTTATTTCGCATATATCTTTATTTGATGAAAGCATAAAAGGTGTACAGGCTAAAGATTGCACTTATCGCATTTATCGTGATACTCGTTTTTCTCCAGACAAAACCCCTTATAAGAATCATTTTGGAGGATATATCAATGCCAAAGGGAAGAAATCAGAACATTGTGGCTACTATATACATATACAACCAGGAAACTGTATAATAGCAGGTGGATCGTGGTGTCCGTCTCCTAAAATTTTGAAGGCTTTGCGTCAGGCTATTTATGATAATATTGAAGAGTATTTATCGATAGTCGAAGATCCGGAATTTAAACAATATTATCCTGTTATTGGTGAAACATTCTTAAAAACTGCCCCTAAAGGTTTTCCTAAGGATTTTGAATATATAGATTATCTTAAATGTAAGGAAATAAGTTGTGTCTATTCGGTACCGGATAGCTTTTTTACTTCTTCGGAACTGTTGCAGAATGCTGATGGAGCTCTTCGCCAATTGAAACGTTTTGTTGATTTTGTTAATTACACAGTTGATGAAATTATTGAATAG
- the xpt gene encoding xanthine phosphoribosyltransferase: MQLLKKRILEDGKCFEGGILKVDSFINHQMDPQLMKSIGVEFVRRFASTNVNKIMTIEASGIAPAIMTGYLLNLPVVFAKKKSPKTIQNALSTTVHSFTKDRDYEVVISSDFLTPNDKILFVDDFLAYGNAALGVIDLIQQSGAQLVGMGFIIEKAFQQGRAKLEEKGAHVESLAIIEDLSHCQIKIR; the protein is encoded by the coding sequence ATGCAATTATTAAAAAAAAGAATTTTAGAAGATGGTAAATGCTTTGAAGGAGGAATTCTGAAAGTAGATAGCTTTATTAATCACCAGATGGACCCACAGTTAATGAAATCAATTGGCGTGGAATTTGTCAGACGGTTTGCATCAACAAATGTAAATAAAATCATGACCATTGAGGCAAGCGGTATTGCACCTGCTATCATGACAGGTTATTTACTAAATTTACCTGTTGTTTTTGCAAAAAAGAAATCGCCTAAGACAATACAGAACGCATTGAGTACGACTGTTCACTCTTTCACTAAAGATCGTGATTATGAGGTTGTAATTAGTTCGGACTTCCTAACCCCAAATGATAAAATTCTTTTTGTTGATGATTTTCTGGCATATGGCAATGCCGCCTTAGGAGTCATTGATCTAATTCAACAATCAGGAGCTCAACTAGTAGGTATGGGATTCATTATTGAGAAAGCATTCCAGCAAGGACGTGCTAAATTAGAAGAAAAAGGTGCGCATGTAGAATCTTTAGCCATTATTGAAGATCTTTCTCATTGCCAAATAAAAATAAGATAA
- a CDS encoding patatin-like phospholipase family protein, with protein sequence MKNDKQKYNIGYALSGGFIKGFAHLGVMQALLEHGIRPDIISGVSAGALAGVFYADGNEPYKVLDFFSGHKFQDLTKLVIPKVGLFELGEFQEFLKSNLKAQKLEDLKTPLIVTATDLDHGKSVQFRKGSIPERIAASCCMPILFAPVKINGVHYVDGGLFMNLPVSIIRPECEKVVAINVSPMNMEKYKMNIVGIALRSYHLMFRANTYKEFEHCDLLIEPYNLNGFSNHELEKAEKIFELGYKIACEQFTQLIEEKGKLWK encoded by the coding sequence ATGAAAAATGATAAGCAAAAATATAACATCGGCTATGCACTAAGTGGCGGCTTCATTAAAGGTTTTGCCCATCTAGGTGTGATGCAAGCACTACTCGAACATGGTATCCGCCCAGATATTATTTCAGGAGTAAGTGCCGGAGCCTTGGCCGGAGTATTTTATGCTGATGGAAATGAACCATACAAAGTCTTAGATTTCTTTTCTGGTCATAAATTTCAAGATTTAACCAAATTAGTTATACCTAAAGTAGGACTATTTGAACTGGGAGAATTCCAAGAGTTTTTGAAAAGCAACCTAAAGGCTCAAAAGTTAGAAGATCTTAAAACACCTCTCATCGTCACTGCGACTGATTTAGATCATGGGAAAAGTGTTCAATTCCGAAAAGGGAGTATCCCTGAACGTATTGCTGCTTCATGCTGTATGCCAATACTTTTTGCTCCAGTCAAAATTAATGGAGTGCATTATGTAGATGGAGGGCTATTCATGAACCTTCCAGTTAGTATCATTCGTCCTGAATGTGAAAAAGTAGTTGCTATCAATGTTAGTCCTATGAATATGGAGAAATATAAAATGAACATTGTGGGAATTGCTTTAAGATCTTATCATTTAATGTTCAGAGCAAATACTTACAAAGAATTTGAACATTGTGATCTACTAATAGAACCTTATAATCTCAATGGATTTAGTAATCACGAGCTAGAAAAAGCTGAAAAGATCTTTGAACTTGGATACAAAATAGCTTGCGAACAATTTACTCAGCTCATAGAAGAAAAAGGCAAGCTATGGAAATAA
- a CDS encoding indolepyruvate oxidoreductase subunit beta — protein MKKDIILSGVGGQGILSIATVIGKAALKEGLYMKQAEVHGMSQRGGDVQSNLRISSSPIASDLIPSGKCDLIISLEPMEGLRYLPYLSLEGWLVTNATPFINIPNYPKPAEIMSEINKLPHKIVLNVDEIAKEVGSTRVANMVLLGATVPFLGIDYLKIQESITEIFERKGNEIVDLNLKALAAGKAVAEKII, from the coding sequence ATGAAGAAAGATATTATACTATCAGGCGTAGGCGGACAAGGTATCCTGTCCATCGCTACAGTTATAGGAAAAGCCGCATTAAAGGAAGGACTTTATATGAAACAAGCGGAAGTGCATGGTATGAGCCAACGTGGAGGTGATGTGCAATCGAACTTAAGAATAAGTAGTTCACCTATTGCTTCTGACCTAATTCCTTCGGGCAAGTGCGACCTAATTATCTCTTTGGAACCAATGGAAGGACTTCGCTATCTCCCCTATTTAAGCCTTGAAGGATGGCTGGTCACTAACGCAACTCCATTTATCAACATTCCAAACTATCCGAAACCTGCAGAGATTATGTCTGAAATAAACAAGCTTCCTCACAAGATAGTACTTAACGTAGACGAGATAGCTAAAGAAGTAGGATCTACACGAGTGGCCAATATGGTTTTACTGGGGGCAACAGTTCCATTTCTAGGCATTGATTACTTAAAGATACAAGAAAGTATAACTGAAATATTTGAGCGCAAAGGCAATGAAATTGTTGATTTAAACCTAAAAGCATTAGCAGCAGGAAAAGCAGTTGCTGAGAAAATAATATAA